The Antarcticibacterium sp. 1MA-6-2 genome has a window encoding:
- a CDS encoding (2Fe-2S)-binding protein, with translation MAEFNVSINGESHRLDVDPNTPLLWVLRDHMKLVGTKYGCGIAQCGACTVHMNGSAIRSCQLPISAVGENKITTIEGLSENGDHPVQQAWLEHDVPQCGYCQAGQIMSAASLLKSNPNPSDAEIENAMHGNICRCGTYTRIKAAIKTAANSQIV, from the coding sequence ATGGCAGAATTTAATGTATCCATTAATGGAGAAAGCCACAGGCTTGATGTAGATCCCAATACTCCTTTGCTTTGGGTTTTAAGGGACCATATGAAATTAGTAGGAACAAAGTACGGTTGTGGAATTGCCCAATGTGGTGCCTGTACTGTTCATATGAACGGCTCTGCTATAAGATCCTGCCAGCTTCCAATTTCGGCTGTGGGAGAAAACAAAATAACTACTATTGAAGGACTTTCAGAAAACGGGGATCATCCGGTTCAACAGGCCTGGCTGGAGCATGATGTACCGCAATGCGGGTATTGCCAGGCAGGACAAATCATGTCCGCCGCTTCCCTGCTAAAGAGTAATCCTAATCCCAGCGATGCTGAAATTGAAAATGCCATGCACGGTAATATCTGCCGCTGTGGGACGTATACCCGAATTAAAGCTGCTATTAAAACCGCTGCAAATTCACAAATAGTTTAA
- a CDS encoding XdhC family protein gives MRELDSIIAEYEHLKSAGIDGVLATVVHVAGSSYRRAGARMLVDEYGNITGAISGGCLEGDALRKALLALHQQKNKLITYDTSDEEDAIIGAQLGCNGIIQVVFEPLNYQDELNPCELLKKVIKQKDAVAIVVQFNLIKTKDQPGTTLVISENSETIGRIPKEEIFQIIREQAYLSLTNKNHYFAEFLTGQEKRYVFIQNYQPPVKLVIVGAGNDAQILAQQAELLGWDVVVTDGRPTHANKTRFTSSCQIIVSKPEQMLENIEVDHHSCFVLISHNYNYDLAVLKLLIAEKLIPYIGILGPLKKYQRMLKELEEEGFILEAEILDKIYAPVGLEMGAETPAEIGLSILAEIQTVLMEKSARPLREKSSPIHERIEDQFIQIRV, from the coding sequence ATGAGAGAATTAGATTCCATAATTGCTGAATATGAGCATTTGAAAAGTGCAGGCATTGATGGTGTGCTGGCCACAGTAGTGCATGTAGCAGGGTCTTCTTATCGCAGAGCGGGTGCGAGAATGCTGGTGGATGAATATGGTAACATTACGGGCGCCATTAGTGGAGGCTGCCTTGAAGGAGATGCTTTAAGGAAAGCACTTCTTGCCCTGCATCAACAAAAAAACAAATTAATAACTTACGATACTAGTGATGAAGAGGACGCGATAATTGGAGCACAATTAGGCTGTAACGGAATCATCCAGGTGGTGTTTGAACCTCTGAATTATCAGGATGAACTTAACCCCTGTGAATTACTGAAAAAAGTAATAAAGCAGAAAGATGCTGTGGCTATAGTGGTTCAATTTAACCTGATAAAAACAAAAGATCAGCCGGGAACTACATTGGTAATTTCCGAAAATTCAGAAACTATTGGAAGAATTCCGAAAGAAGAGATTTTTCAAATCATAAGGGAGCAGGCTTATCTTTCCCTGACTAATAAGAATCACTATTTTGCTGAATTCCTGACCGGGCAGGAAAAGAGATATGTTTTCATTCAAAATTATCAGCCCCCGGTAAAACTTGTAATTGTGGGCGCGGGAAATGACGCGCAGATATTGGCACAACAAGCCGAATTGCTGGGATGGGATGTGGTAGTAACAGATGGCAGGCCTACTCACGCTAATAAAACACGTTTTACCTCCTCCTGCCAGATCATTGTCTCAAAGCCGGAGCAAATGCTTGAAAATATAGAGGTGGATCATCACAGTTGTTTCGTATTAATAAGCCATAATTACAACTATGATCTCGCTGTTTTAAAACTGCTTATAGCCGAAAAGCTGATCCCGTACATTGGTATTCTTGGTCCCTTGAAAAAGTACCAGAGAATGTTGAAAGAACTGGAAGAAGAAGGCTTTATCCTGGAAGCTGAAATCCTTGATAAAATTTATGCTCCGGTTGGGCTGGAAATGGGAGCAGAGACTCCGGCAGAGATCGGGTTATCAATTCTGGCAGAAATACAGACCGTTTTGATGGAAAAAAGTGCCAGACCCTTAAGGGAAAAATCCTCTCCTATTCATGAGAGAATAGAGGATCAATTTATACAAATTCGGGTTTGA
- a CDS encoding NTP transferase domain-containing protein: MREKAKIGVVILAVGSSSRLGYPKQLVEFRGIPLLQHVVSIACSLEFDCRILVLGAIAEEIKKEVSIRNFKVAINEDWKEGMGTSISKGIFEAEKIEKALDYILILLSDQPLITRERIQELINVQLKTEKQATFSEYAGELGVPAIFSKECFSELKKLKKDQGGKKLILDGKREFETIKFEGGNFDVDTREDVERLKRMERS, translated from the coding sequence TTGAGGGAAAAAGCAAAAATAGGAGTTGTAATTTTGGCAGTAGGTTCTTCCAGCCGCCTTGGCTATCCAAAACAGCTGGTGGAATTTCGGGGTATTCCACTCCTGCAGCACGTCGTTAGTATAGCATGTTCCCTGGAATTTGACTGCAGGATATTAGTACTGGGGGCAATTGCTGAAGAAATTAAAAAGGAGGTTAGTATCAGGAATTTTAAGGTGGCCATAAATGAAGACTGGAAAGAAGGTATGGGTACCAGCATTAGCAAAGGAATATTTGAAGCAGAAAAAATTGAAAAAGCCCTGGATTATATTCTTATCCTGTTATCAGATCAACCCCTTATAACCCGAGAAAGAATCCAGGAATTGATAAATGTTCAGTTGAAGACTGAGAAGCAGGCAACGTTTTCAGAATATGCAGGAGAGCTGGGAGTTCCTGCAATTTTTTCAAAAGAATGTTTTTCAGAATTAAAAAAGCTGAAAAAAGATCAGGGAGGTAAAAAGCTGATCCTCGACGGGAAAAGAGAATTTGAAACTATAAAGTTTGAAGGTGGTAATTTTGATGTAGATACCCGGGAAGATGTGGAACGACTAAAACGAATGGAAAGGTCATAA
- a CDS encoding MoaD/ThiS family protein codes for MKIKIKYFGMLAEAAGKNEETLELDEGIFSTQLKNRQIKIYNIPDPDSVQLAVNQNLNTEVELKEGDEVAFLPPFAGG; via the coding sequence ATGAAAATAAAAATAAAATATTTTGGAATGCTTGCTGAAGCCGCAGGTAAAAATGAGGAAACCCTGGAATTGGATGAAGGAATATTTTCCACGCAGTTAAAGAACAGGCAGATAAAAATCTACAACATCCCTGACCCAGATTCTGTACAGTTGGCGGTAAATCAAAATTTGAATACTGAAGTGGAATTAAAAGAAGGTGATGAGGTGGCTTTTTTACCGCCATTCGCAGGAGGCTGA
- a CDS encoding HesA/MoeB/ThiF family protein: MRYDRQIKLREVGSSGQEKLKNASVLIIGVGGLGCPAAQYLTGAGIGKIGLMDHDKVSITNLHKQVLFNEADVGKSKALVAKDKLQHVNSEIELIAIEEALTIANAENLFKQYDLILDGTDNFETKYLINDVCILTGNPWIYASIYKNEGQLSVFNYQDGPSYRCLFPKTTRQNVSCEATDVLGVTPGLLGTLQAAEVLKIILGVGSILSEKLKLINVLTGTEQVLNIQKRPEEIEKIRSKGIIPVHIDCEVRDKGTIYLDVREDFEQPRINSENVIQIPLGKLQDRFREIPGTEEVLVFCQSGKRSLRAIEMLQKNFGFQNLKNVEGGIETIIHG, from the coding sequence ATGAGGTACGACAGGCAAATTAAATTAAGAGAAGTAGGTTCTTCGGGACAGGAAAAGTTGAAGAATGCGAGCGTCTTGATCATTGGCGTGGGAGGCCTTGGATGTCCTGCGGCACAATACCTCACAGGTGCGGGTATAGGTAAAATTGGCTTAATGGATCATGACAAGGTTTCTATTACCAATTTACACAAGCAGGTTCTCTTCAATGAAGCTGATGTTGGCAAATCCAAAGCTTTGGTAGCAAAAGACAAATTGCAACATGTAAACAGCGAGATCGAACTTATTGCTATTGAAGAGGCTTTAACTATTGCAAACGCTGAAAATCTTTTTAAGCAATACGACCTGATCCTAGATGGAACAGACAATTTTGAAACAAAATACCTTATTAATGATGTGTGCATATTAACAGGAAACCCCTGGATTTATGCCTCGATCTATAAAAATGAAGGGCAACTGTCGGTTTTCAACTATCAGGATGGACCTTCTTACCGTTGTCTCTTCCCAAAAACCACCAGGCAAAATGTGAGTTGTGAAGCAACCGATGTTTTAGGGGTGACTCCCGGCTTGTTAGGAACGCTTCAGGCAGCGGAAGTACTAAAAATCATTCTTGGAGTTGGCAGTATACTTTCAGAAAAACTAAAGTTGATAAATGTTTTAACGGGGACAGAACAGGTGCTGAATATTCAGAAGAGGCCGGAGGAGATCGAAAAGATCAGAAGTAAAGGAATTATCCCTGTACACATAGATTGCGAAGTAAGAGATAAAGGGACGATCTACCTGGATGTTCGGGAAGATTTTGAGCAACCAAGGATTAATTCAGAAAATGTGATCCAAATTCCACTGGGAAAACTCCAGGACCGCTTCCGGGAAATCCCCGGGACTGAAGAAGTGCTGGTTTTTTGCCAGTCAGGAAAACGAAGCCTGAGGGCAATTGAGATGCTTCAGAAGAATTTTGGTTTTCAAAATCTTAAAAATGTGGAGGGAGGAATAGAAACTATAATTCATGGATAA
- a CDS encoding winged helix-turn-helix domain-containing protein → MKKIKFKCWVEEDGEKFYGPGPHELIRKIQKEGSLSKAAGQMNMSYKKAWDLVQRLNNHSEEPWVVLKKGGQHGGGAEITPHAIKAVQEYEKLPEKNRGGARASE, encoded by the coding sequence ATGAAGAAGATCAAATTCAAGTGTTGGGTAGAAGAAGATGGTGAAAAATTTTATGGTCCCGGACCTCACGAATTGATTCGGAAAATTCAAAAGGAGGGTTCGCTTTCAAAGGCTGCCGGGCAAATGAATATGTCCTATAAAAAAGCATGGGATCTGGTCCAGAGATTAAATAATCATTCTGAAGAACCCTGGGTTGTTTTGAAGAAAGGTGGGCAACATGGAGGAGGGGCTGAAATTACTCCCCATGCTATCAAAGCTGTGCAGGAGTATGAAAAGCTTCCAGAAAAAAATAGAGGAGGTGCTCGAGCATCAGAATGA
- a CDS encoding cysteine desulfurase family protein, with product MPGRKNIYLDYNATTPVDPDVLNAMLPYFSENFGNAVSDHAFGWDAGEAVENAREQISGLVNCKPSEITFTSGATEAANLGLFGFCERYRNKGNHIITCKTEHKAVLDSMKALERRGFELTYLEVDPEGNIDLKQLEEAINSRTILVCLMLANNETGLIHPMDKIEKIVHSANVKLMSDITQAVGKIPVDLEKLNLDLAIFSSHKIYGPKGVGALYINKNNIVRIDPYFFGGGQEKGMRPGTLNVPGIVGFGKAAEIALFGMEVENERILKLRNKLEKELKNIEGAKINSEDADRLPNTTNVSIDNIDGNLLLRKLNSLAISRGSACTSNTIQASHVLKAMGLSDEQGLSSFRISMGKYTSREEIEFAVKEITNISSLLRKTMV from the coding sequence ATGCCAGGTAGAAAAAACATATATCTCGATTATAACGCAACTACTCCGGTAGATCCGGATGTGCTTAATGCTATGCTGCCCTATTTTTCCGAAAATTTTGGAAATGCTGTCAGTGACCACGCTTTTGGCTGGGATGCAGGGGAAGCGGTTGAGAATGCACGGGAGCAAATTTCCGGACTTGTAAATTGTAAGCCCTCCGAAATCACTTTTACTTCCGGGGCTACTGAAGCTGCTAATCTTGGTCTTTTCGGATTTTGTGAAAGATACAGAAACAAAGGAAATCACATTATCACCTGCAAAACTGAACATAAAGCGGTTCTAGACTCTATGAAAGCGCTGGAAAGAAGAGGTTTTGAGCTTACTTATCTCGAAGTGGATCCCGAAGGAAATATTGACTTAAAACAATTAGAAGAGGCTATAAATTCACGAACTATCCTGGTTTGCCTGATGCTGGCAAATAATGAAACCGGATTAATTCACCCAATGGATAAAATTGAAAAAATAGTTCATTCGGCAAATGTGAAATTGATGAGTGACATAACCCAGGCCGTGGGTAAAATTCCTGTAGACCTTGAAAAATTAAATTTAGATTTAGCAATTTTCTCTTCCCATAAGATCTATGGTCCTAAAGGAGTGGGGGCCCTGTATATCAATAAAAATAACATTGTAAGAATAGATCCTTATTTTTTTGGCGGCGGACAGGAAAAAGGAATGCGCCCCGGTACTCTTAATGTTCCCGGAATAGTAGGATTTGGTAAGGCTGCTGAAATTGCTCTTTTTGGAATGGAGGTGGAGAACGAAAGGATCCTGAAGTTGAGAAATAAGCTGGAGAAAGAACTTAAAAATATTGAGGGGGCAAAAATAAATTCCGAAGACGCAGATCGTCTGCCTAATACAACCAATGTCTCTATTGACAATATTGACGGTAATTTATTGTTGAGAAAATTAAATAGCCTTGCCATTTCAAGAGGTTCGGCCTGTACTTCCAATACAATTCAGGCTTCCCATGTTTTAAAAGCAATGGGTTTAAGCGATGAACAGGGGCTCTCCTCCTTTAGGATAAGTATGGGAAAGTACACTAGCAGGGAAGAGATTGAATTTGCGGTTAAAGAGATTACCAACATTTCCAGCTTATTAAGGAAGACAATGGTATGA